The genomic DNA TGGAACAAGGGCAGACGGTGATGCTCGCCATCGATTGCGGCCGCATGATGACGCAACTCGAGGGAGACGTTCCGCGTTTCGAGTATGCGCTGTCCTCGGCGATGCTGTTGGCGGACGTCGCCACCCAATCGAAGGATCAGGTGGGCGCGCTGGTGTTCGACGACGAAATCCGCGCATGGGCGCCCGCGACACGCGGCACCGCGGCGCTCGAACGCGTGCACCAGGCGATCATGCCGACCGCGGCGAGCATGGCCGAGCCGGACTACGCCGCGGCGTTTCGTGTGTTAGGCGAGCGACAGCGCAAACGATCGCTCGTGGTGCTGTTCACGGACGTCATCGACCCGCGGTCATCGCAGGCGTTGATCGCGCTCACCTCGCGGAGCGCGTCGCGTCATCTGTTGGTCGTCGTGGCGCTGCGCAACGACCGGCTGATCGCCGCCGCACGACCGGAGCGGGGCGCCTCGACATCCGGCCTGTTCGAGGCAGCGGCAGCCGAGGAGCTCGTGACGGCTCGCGAGACCGCGCTCGCGCGGATGCGCCACGCGGGTGTGTCGGTGTTGGACGTGTCGCCGCGCGCGATGACGGCGGCCGTGATCAATCGCTACCTCGAGCTCAAGGCGCGCGCGTCGCTGTAGGCGAACTGCTCCTCGTCGGCGGGATCCATACCGCGTCCTCCGATCAAGCAGTAGAGGAGCAGGACAACGGCGCAGGCCGACGCGATAGCGATCTTGACCGTGAGCGAAATGTCGGTGCGCGGCGAGATCAGCCCCTCGATCGTTCCAGCGACGAGGAGCAGCATCGTCGATACCGTGATCAGGCGAATGGCGCGTCTTCCGTAGATGACTAACGCTTCGCCGCGCGTGTTTCTCCCCGGCACGAGGAGGGCACGGGCGATGAGCAGTCCGCCGGCACCAGCAATGCAGATCGCACTGAGCTCGAACACGCTGTGGGACAGAACGAACTCGCCGATTTGGACGAGAATGCCCTTGGATTGGTACAGACCGAGTGCAGCGCCGATCGATACGCCGTTCGTGACGAGCATGAGAAGCGTGCCGAGTCCGAACGTGATGCCGAAGATGAAGACGGTGTACGTGACTTGAATGTTGTTCGAGATGATCTGCGAAGCCTCCAGCGGGCGCATGAAGGACTTGATCTCGACGTACGTTCGGTCGCCTTTTTTCGCGCGCGCGACGCCCTCGTTCGCGCGATCGATCATGCCGGGCGGCAGCAGCGATTCGGACAGGAGCGGATCGTTGACGACTGCCTGATACGTGATCGCCATGGGACCGAACAGTGCCAGCGCCGCGATGGCGATGTATCCCCAGGAGCGGCGCACCTCACACGGAACGTTGACCGTGACGAACCGCACCGCGGCACGCGCGGTGATCGCACGCTGCCGATACAACAGATTGTGTCCACCGGCCACCAAGCGGCTGAGATAGAACACCGCATCGGATGGTGCGCCCTTCGAGGCAGTCGTGAGACGCGCGAGGTCGGTGGCGATCTCCCGGTACTGGGCAACGAAATCGCTGACCTCCGCTTCCGACATGTGCCGGAGGCCGCGTCGTTGGGCATCGCGCAGCCTCGTCGCGAAACCGCTCCAGCGGACGGACGAGCGCGCGACGAGCGCGTGCCGTTCGCGTGCGGCGCCCTTCGCTCCTCGCGGAGCGAGTCCCCGCGCGCGCGCATCGCGCTCGCTGGCATATAGCCTCCGCAGCCGATCGAGCACCGGCGCGGTTTCGTGCGGCAGGTGGGGCGCGAGTGAGAGCGCCAAGTTCTCCGCCAGAACGTGCAGGCGCTCCGGCGCGAGCGACGCGGAGCGCGACAGAAATCGCTCGAGCACATCGTATTCGCCGGCGCTGAGCGCCGCCATCACCGGCACACTCGTGCTCGACTCGACGGTTACGTCCGGCACGACGGGCGCCCGCTCGATGCGCTCCTGCACGACGAACGTGCCGGCCATCATGTCGCCTAACCGCTTGCCCGACCGGTTGAAGACGGCCGCGATGACGCCAACTCCGTAGAGAAACCCGGGCTGTCCGTCGATGATGCGGGCAATGTTGCGCACGGCCGATGCACCGAACGACACCGAGTAGCCACCGTCCTGCACGACGCGGATGTGCAGCAGCCGCTTGCCCGGCGTCTGTCCGTCCCAGAGCGCTTCGAACAGGACGTAGTAGCCCCACTCCAGGCTGAACATGATCAGGAAGGCGATGGCCAGCACCCACGTGCTCGATTCCTCGGGCGTCGGGTGCGGTCCTGTTGGCCTGAGCTTGGCGAGCAACGACATCGAGAGGAAAAACGAGATGATGAGCGCGGAGATCGCAAGAAAGTCGATGATCGCCGCTGCCGCGCGCGCGCCGACACCGGCGAGCGTATACGACAGGACCACCTGCTCGGGCGTCTCGATGTCGACCTGTTGGGCGACGATGGGGGCGCGCACGGGGCCCTTCGTGGAACCCGATTCCGAGGATGTCATGGAGGTGCGGGTGGAACGAGCGGCGCGTGGCGACGCTTCAGCGCGCGTCGGCCGACGAATCGGTTGCGCAGCCCAGCGAGCCCGGAGCGGGCGCGCTGTCGCGCATGAGAAGATCGATCTGCGAGCCGCGGTCCGCAAGCGCGCTCTCGATCGAGCCGCCTAACATGCCGGTGGCAACTTCGGCGCGCGCGACTCCGTACGGCGCGACCATTGCCCAACGCCAGGCATTTTCGGCGGCCAATGCCGTGCCGCGCTCGCGCATGATGCCGGACGCGCGAGCCCGCGCAGCGAGCTCGACCAGGCGGCGCCGCGCCGCCGCGAGGCGCTGCCCGCGATCGCCGGTCGCGTTGCCGCAGGAACCGCCATCGACGATGGACATGACGGAGTCGCGCACGGCGCTCACCGGCGCCACGAGGTCAGCGAGCGATGCCGCAGCGCCGATACCCGTCGTGTCCAACGGCGCCTCGAGCACCCGGCGCACGAGATCGTACGGCGTGAGCACGCGGCCGGGGCCGTAGCGCGTGAGATACCAGTCACGCGTGGCGCGCGATGGCGGAGCGACGTCGTCGAGCACGCTCACGAGCGCCGAACCTGCTTCGCCGGTGACGTCGGGCGGCGTGACGGTGACGTATCCGGTGAACAGGTCATCCTGCACCGACGAAAGATACCCGTTCATGCGTCCCTCGCGCGCGAGCGATACCGCGACGAACCAATCGACGCTGCGCGCGAACACTTCCGTTGG from Gemmatimonadaceae bacterium includes the following:
- a CDS encoding stage II sporulation protein M, giving the protein MRAPIVAQQVDIETPEQVVLSYTLAGVGARAAAAIIDFLAISALIISFFLSMSLLAKLRPTGPHPTPEESSTWVLAIAFLIMFSLEWGYYVLFEALWDGQTPGKRLLHIRVVQDGGYSVSFGASAVRNIARIIDGQPGFLYGVGVIAAVFNRSGKRLGDMMAGTFVVQERIERAPVVPDVTVESSTSVPVMAALSAGEYDVLERFLSRSASLAPERLHVLAENLALSLAPHLPHETAPVLDRLRRLYASERDARARGLAPRGAKGAARERHALVARSSVRWSGFATRLRDAQRRGLRHMSEAEVSDFVAQYREIATDLARLTTASKGAPSDAVFYLSRLVAGGHNLLYRQRAITARAAVRFVTVNVPCEVRRSWGYIAIAALALFGPMAITYQAVVNDPLLSESLLPPGMIDRANEGVARAKKGDRTYVEIKSFMRPLEASQIISNNIQVTYTVFIFGITFGLGTLLMLVTNGVSIGAALGLYQSKGILVQIGEFVLSHSVFELSAICIAGAGGLLIARALLVPGRNTRGEALVIYGRRAIRLITVSTMLLLVAGTIEGLISPRTDISLTVKIAIASACAVVLLLYCLIGGRGMDPADEEQFAYSDARALSSR